ACGACGGCCAGGTCGATGTCTCCGCGGAAGACCGCGCGCAGCCCCTGCTCGGGCTCCAGCTCCCGGGTACGGACGGTGAGATCGGGGTGGTCCGCGCGCAGGGAGGTGAGCGTCGCGGGGAACAGCCCCCGGGCCGCGGTCGGGAAGGCGCAGATCCTCACCTCGCCGACGACTTCTCCTCGCTGGGCCTCGATGTCGGACTGGGCGAGCTCCACCTGCGACAGGATCCGCGCGGCGTGGTCCGCGAGCAGCCGGCCGGCGTCGGTGAGGCGGACACCGCGACCGTTCTTGGCGAGCAGCCGCTGCCCCACCTCGCGCTCCAGCTTGGCCATCTGCTGCGAGACCGCCGATGTCGTGACGTGCAGACCGTCGGCCGCACCGCTCACCGAGCCGTGCCGGGCGAGGGCGTCCAGGGTGCGCAGCCGCTCCAGGTTCAACATGTAAGCGATGCTACGCGATTCATCGCAGAAACATTCGCTTGTCCTACGACGTCTGCTTCGTCAGGCTGGACCCCATGAGCGCTCCCTGCGAGCCGAGGTCCACGGCCCCGGCGTCAGCCCCACCCCCTCCCGTTCCGCCCGTGCCCTCCGCGGCGCCCACGGCATCGGCCTGGGCCCCGGCCGCCCGGCGCCCGGCTCTCGACTGGCGGATCCGGTTCGCGGGGCTCTCACTCATCTGGGGGTTCAGCTTTCTGCTGATCAAGGTCGGGACCGAGGGGTTCGCCCCGTTCCAGGTCACCTTCGGCCGCCTGCTGGCCGGTACGGCGGTGCTGGTCGCCGCCATGGCGGTGCGCCGCGAACGGCTGCCGCGTTCCGCCCGGACCTGGGGGCACCTCACGGTCGCGGCACTGCTCCTCAACGCGCTGCCCTTCTCGCTCTTCTCCTACGCGGAACTGACGATCCCCTCGACGCTGGCCGGGATCTGCAACGCGACCTCGCCGCTGTGGGGCATGGCGCTGTCGGTGGTCGCCCTGTCGGAGGACCGCCCGACGCGCCGCCGGGTGGCCGGCCTGGGCGTCGGCTTCCTCGGCGTCCTCACGGTGCTGGGCGCATGGCAGGGCTTCTCCGGCCTGGATCTGCCGGGCACGGGCATGGCCCTGCTCGCCTCGTTCTGCTATCCGGTCGGGTGGATCTACGTCCGCCGCACCCTGGCCGGGACCGGCTCCTCGACGCTGACGCTGACGGGCAGCCAGCTCTGTCTCGCCACGGTGCAACTGGCCGTGGTGACACCGCTGTTCACCTCGGCCCCCACCTCCTTCCCGCTTCTGCCCACGCTCTCCGTCCTGGCCCTGGGGGCGCTGGGCACGGGCCTCGCGGTGCTGCTCCAGTACGGCCTGGTCCAGGAGGTCGGTCCGACGACGGCGCAGCTGGTCACGTACTTCATCCCGGTGATCGCCACGGCGGCGGGCGTCGCGCTGCTCGGCGAACAGCTGAGCTGGAACACTCCGGTCGGGGCGCTGGTCGTCCTCGTCGGGGCGGCACTCACCCAGAGCCGCCCCCGCCGGACCGGCGCCACCGCCCCGGCCCCCGCCCCGGCCCCGGAGGGCATCTCGCCCGCCGCTCCGGCCCCCGTTCTGCCGCCGGTCGAGCCCGCCGGTCGCGGCGCGCGTCCGCCTCAGCCGTAGCTGACCGGCCGCGCCGGCCCCGCGGCGGCGGCCACCGCGTCCGCCAGGGGACCGATGTCCGCCGCGGTCAGCGGGGAGACCGTGAGCCGAACCGCCTGGGGCGTGTCCAGCCGGAAGCGGGCCCCCGGGGCGGCCGCCCAGCCCGCGTGGAGCAGCCGGGCGACAGCCCCGGTCTCGTCGCTCACGGGCACCCACAGATTCATCCCGCTACGGCCCCGGGCACTGACACCGCGCTCCGCCAGCGCCCGGATGAGCGCGTCCCGCCGGTCCCCGTAGGACCGCGCGACCGTACGGGTGTCGACGGCGCCCGAGGTCCACAGATGGAGCACGGCGCGCTGGAGCAGTCCGCTGACCCAGCCGGGCCCGAGTCGCTGCCGCCCCTCCACCCGGTCCACGGTGACGGCGTCCCCGGTGAGCGTGGCGACCCGCAGATCCGGCCCGTACGCCTTGGCCGCCGAGCGGATGAACGCCCAGTGGACCGTCGCCCCGGCCAGCGGATGCAGCGGCAGGTCGACGATGGCGTGCCCGTGGTCGTCCTCGATCAGCAGCACGTCCGGGTGGCGGGCGAGGACCGCGCGCAGTTCCCGGGCCCGCCGGGAGTCCACCGACGCACCGGTCGGGTTCTGCGCCCGGCACGTGACGATGAGGGCCCGCGCCCCGGCCCGCAGCGCCCGCTCCACATCCGCGGCCAGAGGGCCGGAGTCGTCCACGCCGACCGGTACGGCACGGAGCCCGAGCGCCGGCACCAGGTCGAGCACGCTGCCCCACCCGGGGTCCTCGACGGCCACCGTGTCGCCCGGCCTGAGGTGCGCCGCGAGAACCCGCTCGACCGCGTCCAGGGCACCGGACGTCACGGCGACCGGCCCTGCGGGGACCCCGTCCGCCTCCAGCGCGGCACGGGCGTACGCGGCGAACTCCGGGACCACCGGGGGCTGCCCGTACAGACCGCGGCTCTCCGCATCAGCGGCGGCGGCCACGGCGAGCGCCGGCCCGAGGTCGGGCAGCAGCTCCGGATCGGGATTGCCCTCGCCGAGGTCCCGGACGCCCGGCGGCGCCTCGATCCGCAAGGAGCCGCGCGAGGTGCTGGCCGGGGCGTCGCGCACCCGGCTCCCCCGGCGGCCCGCCGTCTCGATCACCCCGCGTTCGCGCAGCGTCCGGTAGGCGGCCGCCACGGTGTTGGGGTTGACCTCCAGACGCGCGGCCAACTCCCGCATGGGAGGCAGCACATGGCCCGGCGGGAGGTCTCCGGAGCCGACCCCGCGCTCGACGCTGGCGGCAATCTCCGATGCACGCCGCCCACTGATCCGATACTCTCCTAGCACAAACAACATTATGCACTAGTGCAATGGAGATCGCCATGCAGCACACCGCAGCGCCCGAAGGCACGGGTTCCGACACCCCGGAATCCGCTGTCCCGGACGGCGTCGCCGCCCCCTACCTGCCCACCGACCGCACGGTCCCCACCCGGTCCCGGGACCGCGCCTCCTACGACCGGGAGCTGGTCCACTCGATCCTCGACGAGGCCTACCTCTGCCATCTGGGCTTCGTGCGCGACGGTGCCCCGGTCGTCCTGCCGACCCTCTTCGGCCGGATAGGCGAGCGGCTGTACGTCCACGGCTCGACGGGCTCGCGGCCGCTGCGGGCGGCGAAGAGCACGGATCCGGGGCTGCCGGTCTGTCTGACGGTCACCCATGTCGACGCCCTCGTGCTGGCCCGGTCCGCCTTCCACCACTCGATGAACTACCGCTCGGTGGTGGTGCACGGCACGGCCGTGACGGTGACCGACCCCGAGGAGCTGCGGCTCGCTCTGGACGCGATCGTGGACCAGGTGGTGCCCGGCCGCTCCCAGGACTCCCGCCCCGCCAACGGCAAGGAGCTGGCCGCGACCGCGGTGATCCGGCTGGACCTGAACGAGGTGTCCGCGAAGGTCCGCACCGGCGGCCCCAACGACGAGCCCGAGGACGGCGCCCTCCCGCACTGGACCGGCATCGTCCCGCTCACCCGGGGCTACGCCCCGCCGGTCCCGGCGGACGACCTGGACCCGGCCGTCGGCGTACCGGACTACCTGTCAGCGCTCTGACGAGGGCGAGGACCGGGCCGCCACGAGAAACGGCGGAGGGCGGCAGCGACGGGGCACGTCGGCGGAGGCCGGCCGCAACGGGGGCACGAGGCTGAAGGCCGGCCGTCACGGGTTGGGAGGCTGCCGCCGACCTCATCCGGCTCCGGCCGGGCCCGTCACACCGCCACGGGCTCCTTCCGGCGGGCGAGCGCCGCGCCGCGCGCCTCGGCGAGGGCCAGTCCGGCCACGGCGGCCAGCAGGAGCAGCGTGCCGAGGACCGTGGCAGCCGTCAGCCGCTCCCGGAGGACGGTCACCGCGATGACGGCCGCGCTCACCGGTTCCAGGAGCATGATCACGGAGACGGTGGCCGCCCGGACGGCGGCCGCTCCGGCGAAGTACAGCGCGTAGGCGAGGGCGGTGGGGACCGCCGCCACATAGACGATCAGCCACAGCACCTGCCCGGTCTCGGCGGTGTGCGGCACCAGCCCCTCGGCCAGGGCCATGGGCAGCAGGCCCACCGCTCCGATGCCGAACGCCCAGGCGCTGGTGGTCAGCGCGTCACCGCCGCCGCCCTCCCGCCCGAGC
This sequence is a window from Streptomyces parvus. Protein-coding genes within it:
- a CDS encoding DMT family transporter: MSAPCEPRSTAPASAPPPPVPPVPSAAPTASAWAPAARRPALDWRIRFAGLSLIWGFSFLLIKVGTEGFAPFQVTFGRLLAGTAVLVAAMAVRRERLPRSARTWGHLTVAALLLNALPFSLFSYAELTIPSTLAGICNATSPLWGMALSVVALSEDRPTRRRVAGLGVGFLGVLTVLGAWQGFSGLDLPGTGMALLASFCYPVGWIYVRRTLAGTGSSTLTLTGSQLCLATVQLAVVTPLFTSAPTSFPLLPTLSVLALGALGTGLAVLLQYGLVQEVGPTTAQLVTYFIPVIATAAGVALLGEQLSWNTPVGALVVLVGAALTQSRPRRTGATAPAPAPAPEGISPAAPAPVLPPVEPAGRGARPPQP
- a CDS encoding aminotransferase class I/II-fold pyridoxal phosphate-dependent enzyme; its protein translation is MLGEYRISGRRASEIAASVERGVGSGDLPPGHVLPPMRELAARLEVNPNTVAAAYRTLRERGVIETAGRRGSRVRDAPASTSRGSLRIEAPPGVRDLGEGNPDPELLPDLGPALAVAAAADAESRGLYGQPPVVPEFAAYARAALEADGVPAGPVAVTSGALDAVERVLAAHLRPGDTVAVEDPGWGSVLDLVPALGLRAVPVGVDDSGPLAADVERALRAGARALIVTCRAQNPTGASVDSRRARELRAVLARHPDVLLIEDDHGHAIVDLPLHPLAGATVHWAFIRSAAKAYGPDLRVATLTGDAVTVDRVEGRQRLGPGWVSGLLQRAVLHLWTSGAVDTRTVARSYGDRRDALIRALAERGVSARGRSGMNLWVPVSDETGAVARLLHAGWAAAPGARFRLDTPQAVRLTVSPLTAADIGPLADAVAAAAGPARPVSYG
- a CDS encoding pyridoxamine 5'-phosphate oxidase family protein; amino-acid sequence: MQHTAAPEGTGSDTPESAVPDGVAAPYLPTDRTVPTRSRDRASYDRELVHSILDEAYLCHLGFVRDGAPVVLPTLFGRIGERLYVHGSTGSRPLRAAKSTDPGLPVCLTVTHVDALVLARSAFHHSMNYRSVVVHGTAVTVTDPEELRLALDAIVDQVVPGRSQDSRPANGKELAATAVIRLDLNEVSAKVRTGGPNDEPEDGALPHWTGIVPLTRGYAPPVPADDLDPAVGVPDYLSAL